TCAAAGAGTTGGATATTCTGATAGCAAGAAGCAAAGGTAGTCGCAGTTTTTAGTTTTCTAGAATAGACTGCGACCAGCTTGTATTCTCCACTGGAATGGGCTGCTTCTATGAAGTGGTGGCTGATAGCCCCTGTTCCGATGACACCTAATTTAAGCATAGTTACTCCTTTTCCAATTTCAAATCCTTCTTTCATTATAACATAGATAGACAGGACTATCCAACAGAGGGGAAAAAATTTCAAATAAGCTACTAGGTCTTTTCCAAAGAAAGTGGTACAATAATGAGATGAGTAAATGAAATGGGAGGGAAAATGAGGTTATTACCTATAAGAAAAATATCACGTCAGTCTAAGAGGCTAGCGCTTTTTTTGACTTTTTGTGCAGGTTATGTAGATGCCTATACGTTTATTTTGCGAGGGAATACTCTTGTAGCTGGACAAACTGGGAATGTCGTCTTTCTTTCAGTAGAATTAATTCAAAATAATGTTTCAGATGTTAGGGACAAGGTTCTCACCTTGTTAGCTTTTATGATGGGGGTCTTTCTATTAACAATTTATAAGGAAAAATTGAGAATTGTGAAAAAGCCAATTTTGTCATTGCTTCCTTTAGCAATCTTATCAATCATTATTGGTTTTGTGCCGCAGACTGTAGATAATATCTATCTAGTACCTCCCTTGGCCTTCTGTATGGGATTGGTGACAACTGCTTTTGGAGAAGTGTCGGGTATTGCCTATAATAACGCTTTTATGACAGGGAATATCAAGCGGACCATGCTGGCTTTTGGAGATTATTTCCGAACCAAGCACACACCTTTTTTGCGTGAAGGATTCATATTTGTTAGCCTGCTTAGTAGTTTTGTCCTTGGCGTTGTCTTTTCAGCCTATTTGACGATTTTCTATCATGAAAAGACCATCCTTGGTGTTCCTATTATGATGAGTATTTTTTACCTCAGCATGCTTTTTGCATCTTGGCAGAAAAAAGTAAAAGAAAAAGCTTGATTTTAGGTGTTATTACTTGTAAGAAAATAGGAGATATGCTATACTTGAAGAGTTGACTATGCACGATCCTGTGCAACCGCACGAACATCGTTGTTTGATTATTCAAGTTTAAGTGGTTCGTCCCACGATGCTAGGCGAGTCTTCACAAAAAATTCGGGGAAACCCATAAAAATCATAGGAGGTGCATAATGAGCACATACGCAATTATCAAAACTGGCGGAAAACAAGTTAAAGTTGAAGTTGGTCAAGCAGTTTACGTTGAAAAATTGAACGTTGAAGCTGGTCAAGAAGTTACTTTTAACGAAGTTGTTCTTGTTGGTGGTGAAAACACTGTTGTCGGAACTCCACTTGTTGCTGGAGCTACTGTAGTTGGAACTGTTGAAAAACAAGGAAAACAAAAGAAAGTTGTTACTTACAAGTACAAACCTAAAAAAGGTAGCCACCG
The Streptococcus toyakuensis genome window above contains:
- a CDS encoding YoaK family protein, translated to MGGKMRLLPIRKISRQSKRLALFLTFCAGYVDAYTFILRGNTLVAGQTGNVVFLSVELIQNNVSDVRDKVLTLLAFMMGVFLLTIYKEKLRIVKKPILSLLPLAILSIIIGFVPQTVDNIYLVPPLAFCMGLVTTAFGEVSGIAYNNAFMTGNIKRTMLAFGDYFRTKHTPFLREGFIFVSLLSSFVLGVVFSAYLTIFYHEKTILGVPIMMSIFYLSMLFASWQKKVKEKA
- the rplU gene encoding 50S ribosomal protein L21, with translation MSTYAIIKTGGKQVKVEVGQAVYVEKLNVEAGQEVTFNEVVLVGGENTVVGTPLVAGATVVGTVEKQGKQKKVVTYKYKPKKGSHRKQGHRQPYTKVVINAINA